Proteins encoded together in one Etheostoma cragini isolate CJK2018 chromosome 11, CSU_Ecrag_1.0, whole genome shotgun sequence window:
- the tmem237a gene encoding transmembrane protein 237A encodes MPTARSKKKKPKKDVADSEEQGEVGLELETEEATTRSRSNSRDPLTPEPQDPAPQRKKKKKKASTINQEAEQADVPNGNMAESDMDAEERTVAVTRKTRRKKKVKAMEHYSNDLGAEDDDIISDTQSPIPQHSLFSAPHGHSQPVGKVFVERTRRFQAERVEHLRQSELMDDYMDPRQNWTTRDVAMRVHNCFRVIGLFSHGFLAGYAVWNTIVVYVLAGEQMTTLPNLLQQYHLLAYPAQSLLYLLLAVSTVSAFDRVNLAKASMALRGFLTLDPAALASFLYFIALILSLSQQMTSDRINLYPTANQTLWPPGSEQQILQPWIVVNLVVALLVGLAWAVVSTRPDIDYTEEFLMTMEVEGYPRGDDNLEIPA; translated from the exons ATGCCAACCGCCAGgagcaagaagaagaagccgAAGAAGGATGTTGCCGACAGCGAGGAGCAGGGCGAAG TGGGTCTAGAGTTGGAGACGGAGGAGGCGACCACTAGGAGCCGCTCTAACAGCAGAGACCCTCTGACCCCGGAGCCGCAGGATCCAGcaccacagaggaagaagaaaaagaagaaggcgTCTACTATCA atCAGGAAGCAGAGCAAGCGGACGTGCCAAACGGCAACATGGCCGAATCCGATATGGACGCAGAGGAACGGACTGTTGCTGTAACCAGGAAGACCAGAAGGAAGAA GAAGGTGAAGGCAATGGAGCACTACAGCAATGACCTCGGAGCTGAAGACGACGATATCATCTCAGACACACAGTCACCGATCCCCCAGCATTCCCTGTTCTCCGCCCCCCACGGACACAGCCAACCGGTCGGCAAAGTCTTCGTGGAGAGGACCA ggcgTTTCCAGGCAGAGCGAGTTGAGCATCTCCGACAGTCAGAGCTGATGGATGACTACATGGACCCCAGACAGAACTGGACTACCAGAGACGTCGCTATGAGGGTCCACAATTGCTTCAG GGTTATTGGTCTGTTCTCTCACGGCTTTCTGGCCGGCTACGCCGTGTGGAACACCATAGTGGTGTACGTGTTGGCGGGCGAGCAGATGACGACGCTGCCCAACCTGTTGCAGCAGTACCACCTGCTGGCCTACCCGGCCCAGTCGCTGCTCTACCTGCTGCTGGCGGTCAGCACCGTGTCTGCCTTcgacag GGTGAACCTGGCCAAAGCCTCCATGGCTCTGAGAGGCTTCCTCACGCTGGACCCCGCCGCTCTGGCTTCTTTCT TGTACTTCATAGCCCTGATCCTGTCCCTCAGTCAGCAAATGACGAGCGATCGCATCAACCTCTATCCTACAGCCAACCAGACTCTGTG GCCTCCTGGGTCGGAGCAACAGATACTGCAGCCGTGGATCGTAGTGAACCTGGTGGTGGCGCTGTTGGTGGGCCTGGCCTGGGCTGTCGTCTCCACCCGGCCCGACATTGACTACACAGAAG AGTTTTTGATGACAATGGAAGTGGAGGGATACCCAAGAGGAGACGACAATCTGGAAATCCCTGCctga